One window of the Klebsiella sp. WP3-W18-ESBL-02 genome contains the following:
- the fhuB gene encoding Fe(3+)-hydroxamate ABC transporter permease FhuB, with amino-acid sequence MKTTRSPFASMLLLALFILALALTWFNFNLALPNALWFQAMRQPDINAIDQMLFHYSLLPRLAISLLVGAGLGLVGVLFQQVLRNPLAEPTTLGVATGAQLGMTITTLWAIPGVLTSQFAALAGACIVGALVFGVAWGKRLSPVTLILAGLVVSLYCGAINQLMVIFHHDQLQSMFLWSTGTLTQTDWSVVQRLWPQLLGGVMLTLLLLRPLTLMGLDDGVARNLGLALSLARLGALTLAIVISAFLVNAVGIIGFIGLFAPLLAKMLGARRLLSRLMLAPLIGALILWLSDQLILWLTRVWMEVSTGSVTALIGAPLLLWLLPRLRSMSAPSMNASDSVANERQNVQWFALGGLVILLAAMFVALSLGRDAHSWHWASGTLLDELAQWRWPRIASALIAGVMLAVAGCIIQRLTGNPMASPEVLGISSGAAFGVVLMLFVVPGNAFGWLLPAGSLGAAVTLLIILIAAGRGGFSPHRMLLAGMALSTAFTMLLMMLQASGDPRMAQILTWISGSTYNATGEQVVQSAIAMVILLLLVPLCRRWLTILPLGGETARSIGMALSPARIGLLLLAACLTAAATLTIGPLSFVGLMAPHIARMMGFRRTMPHIVISALIGGLMLVFADWCGRMLMFPYQVPAGLLSTFIGAPYFIYLLRKQSR; translated from the coding sequence GTGAAAACGACCCGCTCTCCTTTTGCCTCCATGTTGCTGCTGGCGCTATTTATCCTCGCGCTGGCGCTGACCTGGTTTAACTTCAACCTGGCGCTGCCCAACGCGCTTTGGTTCCAGGCAATGCGTCAGCCGGATATCAACGCCATTGACCAGATGCTGTTCCACTACAGCCTATTGCCTCGTCTGGCCATCTCTCTGTTGGTGGGGGCGGGTCTGGGGCTGGTGGGCGTTCTGTTCCAGCAGGTGCTGCGTAATCCGTTGGCTGAGCCAACGACGCTTGGCGTGGCAACCGGTGCCCAACTGGGGATGACGATAACCACGCTGTGGGCGATACCGGGCGTGCTGACTTCGCAGTTTGCCGCCCTGGCGGGCGCCTGTATTGTGGGGGCGCTGGTGTTTGGCGTGGCGTGGGGTAAACGTCTCTCGCCGGTGACGCTGATTCTGGCCGGGCTGGTGGTGAGCCTGTACTGCGGCGCAATCAACCAACTGATGGTGATTTTCCACCACGACCAGCTGCAAAGCATGTTCCTGTGGAGCACCGGGACGCTGACGCAGACCGACTGGAGCGTGGTACAGCGTCTGTGGCCGCAGCTGCTGGGCGGCGTGATGCTGACGCTGCTGTTGCTGCGCCCGTTAACGTTGATGGGCCTTGATGACGGCGTGGCGCGCAACCTGGGGCTGGCGCTGTCGCTGGCTCGTCTGGGCGCGCTGACGCTGGCTATCGTTATCAGTGCGTTCCTCGTCAATGCGGTGGGGATTATTGGCTTTATCGGCCTGTTTGCGCCGCTGCTGGCGAAGATGCTCGGCGCACGTCGTTTGCTTTCCCGACTGATGCTGGCACCGCTGATTGGTGCGCTGATTCTGTGGCTTTCCGACCAGCTTATTCTCTGGCTCACCCGCGTGTGGATGGAGGTCTCTACCGGCTCTGTGACCGCGCTGATTGGCGCACCGCTGTTGCTTTGGCTGTTACCGCGACTGCGTAGCATGAGCGCGCCGTCGATGAACGCCAGCGATAGCGTGGCAAATGAACGTCAGAACGTGCAGTGGTTTGCGCTGGGCGGTCTGGTGATTCTGCTGGCGGCGATGTTCGTTGCCCTGTCGCTGGGGCGCGATGCGCACAGTTGGCACTGGGCGAGCGGTACGCTGCTTGACGAACTGGCGCAGTGGCGCTGGCCGCGTATTGCGTCGGCGCTGATTGCGGGCGTGATGCTGGCGGTGGCGGGCTGTATTATTCAGCGTTTAACGGGTAACCCGATGGCGAGCCCGGAAGTGCTGGGGATAAGCTCCGGTGCGGCGTTTGGCGTGGTCTTGATGCTGTTTGTGGTGCCGGGCAACGCGTTTGGTTGGCTGCTACCCGCGGGGAGTCTGGGGGCGGCGGTGACGCTGCTGATTATCCTGATTGCCGCCGGGCGCGGTGGATTTTCGCCGCACCGCATGCTGCTGGCGGGGATGGCGCTCAGTACCGCATTCACCATGCTGCTGATGATGCTGCAAGCGAGCGGTGACCCACGTATGGCGCAGATCCTGACGTGGATCTCCGGTTCAACCTATAACGCGACCGGTGAGCAGGTGGTGCAGTCGGCTATCGCGATGGTGATTTTACTGCTGCTGGTGCCGCTGTGCCGTCGCTGGTTAACCATTCTGCCGCTGGGCGGTGAGACGGCGCGGTCTATCGGGATGGCGCTCTCTCCGGCACGTATTGGTCTGCTACTACTGGCGGCGTGCCTGACGGCGGCGGCTACGCTGACCATCGGGCCGCTAAGCTTTGTCGGGCTGATGGCACCGCATATTGCGCGCATGATGGGCTTCC
- the fhuD gene encoding Fe(3+)-hydroxamate ABC transporter substrate-binding protein FhuD — MADSNVINRRRFLAAMALSPLLWQMQKAQAAPVNAERIVALEWLPVELMLALGVTPYGVADIPNYRMWVNEPVLPDSVIDVGLRTEPNLELLTQMKPSMLVWSAGYGPSPKILARIAPGRSFAFSDGKQPLEQARRSLLEMAELLNKQEVAHRHLAAFDAYIDSLKPRFAQRGERPLLMMSLLDSRHMLVFGPNCLFQEILDRLGVKNAWQGETNFWGSTVVGIDRLAAYKDVDVLCFDHGNEADMRRLAATPLWQAMPFVRANRVQNVPAVWFYGATLSAMNFARILDNALGGQA, encoded by the coding sequence ATGGCTGATTCGAATGTGATAAACCGCCGCCGTTTTCTGGCGGCGATGGCGCTCTCGCCGCTGCTCTGGCAGATGCAAAAAGCGCAGGCTGCGCCGGTGAATGCCGAACGTATCGTGGCGCTGGAGTGGCTGCCCGTCGAGCTGATGCTGGCGCTGGGCGTAACGCCCTACGGCGTGGCGGATATCCCCAACTACCGCATGTGGGTCAACGAACCGGTGCTGCCGGACTCGGTGATTGACGTCGGGCTGCGTACCGAACCTAATCTTGAACTGCTGACCCAGATGAAGCCCTCTATGCTGGTCTGGTCCGCAGGTTATGGCCCTTCACCGAAGATCCTCGCGCGAATTGCACCGGGCCGAAGCTTTGCCTTCAGCGACGGCAAACAGCCGCTGGAGCAAGCGCGCCGCTCGCTGCTGGAAATGGCAGAGCTGCTCAACAAGCAGGAGGTGGCCCATCGTCATCTGGCGGCGTTTGATGCCTATATCGATAGCCTGAAGCCACGTTTTGCACAGCGCGGCGAACGCCCTCTGCTGATGATGTCGCTGCTCGATTCTCGCCATATGCTGGTGTTTGGCCCGAACTGCCTGTTCCAGGAGATTCTTGACCGTCTGGGTGTCAAAAACGCCTGGCAGGGCGAAACTAATTTCTGGGGCAGCACGGTAGTCGGTATCGACAGGCTGGCGGCCTACAAAGACGTGGACGTTCTCTGCTTTGATCACGGCAATGAGGCCGATATGCGCCGCCTGGCCGCCACGCCGTTATGGCAGGCGATGCCATTTGTGCGCGCCAACCGCGTGCAGAATGTCCCGGCGGTGTGGTTCTATGGTGCGACGCTGTCGGCGATGAACTTCGCTCGCATCCTCGACAATGCATTAGGGGGCCAAGCGTGA
- the fhuC gene encoding Fe3+-hydroxamate ABC transporter ATP-binding protein FhuC produces the protein MQDNTIHSDTTFSLEQVVFRVPGRRLLHPLSLTFPAGKVTGLIGHNGSGKSTLLKMLGRHQPPSEGEILLDGQPLASWNSKAFARKVAYLPQQLPPAEGMTVRELVAIGRYPWHGALGRFGVADREKVEEAISLVGLKPLAHRLVDSLSGGERQRAWIAMLVAQDSRCLLLDEPTSALDIAHQVDVLALVHRLSQQRGLTVVAVLHDINMAARYCDYLVALRGGEMIAQGTPDELMRSDTLEQIYGIPMGILPHPAGAAPVSFVY, from the coding sequence ATGCAGGACAACACAATTCATTCTGATACGACCTTTTCTCTCGAACAGGTCGTTTTTCGCGTTCCCGGCCGTAGGCTGCTTCATCCTCTCTCGTTAACCTTCCCTGCGGGCAAAGTCACCGGCCTTATCGGCCATAACGGTTCCGGCAAATCGACCCTGCTGAAAATGCTCGGCCGTCACCAGCCGCCGTCGGAAGGGGAGATCCTGCTCGACGGTCAGCCGCTGGCAAGCTGGAACAGCAAAGCGTTTGCCCGCAAGGTGGCCTATCTGCCTCAGCAGCTGCCGCCCGCCGAAGGGATGACCGTACGTGAACTGGTGGCGATTGGTCGCTATCCGTGGCACGGCGCGCTGGGACGTTTTGGCGTGGCTGACAGAGAGAAAGTGGAAGAAGCGATTTCGCTGGTTGGCCTAAAACCGCTGGCGCATCGCCTGGTGGACAGCCTCTCCGGCGGCGAACGTCAGCGTGCGTGGATAGCCATGCTGGTGGCGCAGGACAGTCGCTGTCTGTTGCTCGACGAACCGACTTCGGCGCTGGATATTGCCCATCAGGTTGATGTCCTGGCGCTGGTGCATCGCCTGAGCCAGCAGCGCGGTTTGACGGTTGTTGCTGTCCTGCACGATATTAATATGGCGGCGCGCTACTGTGATTATCTGGTGGCGCTTCGCGGCGGTGAAATGATTGCTCAGGGCACGCCGGATGAACTGATGCGCAGCGACACGCTGGAGCAGATTTACGGCATTCCAATGGGCATTCTGCCGCATCCAGCCGGTGCTGCACCGGTAAGTTTTGTCTATTGA
- the fhuA gene encoding ferrichrome porin FhuA: MARLKTAQPNLSLRKLAVVVATAVSGMSVYAQAAEQPKEETITVTAAPAAQESAWGPAPTIAAKRSATATKTDTPIEKTPQSVSVITRQELDMRQPTTVKDAMAYTPSVFSTRGSSSTYDVVSIRGFTAPTTVNTNQYLDGMKLQGNNYSEVSMDPYFLERVEVMRGPTSVLYGNSNPGGIVSMVSKRPTTEPLREIQFKMGTDNLWQTGFDFSDAIDDAGVWSYRLTGLGRSQNTQQDMAKSNRYAIAPSFSWRPDDKTDFTFLSNFQSDPNAGYYGWLPREGTVVPYIDANGNAHKLPTDFNEGEKNNKMQRRQQMVGYNFSHEFNDTFTVRQNLRYDQVKTLYRSVYGYGYSAPGKINRQYVRSDEDMNAFTVDTQLQSNFATGEVDHVLLTGVDYSRMRNDVDAQYGSASSLDMNNPQYGNANVAVNFPYAVLNRMEQTGLYAQDQMEWDKWVLTLGGRYDYATTSTLTRSSNSLAQNHDQQFTWRGGINYLFDNGISPYFSYSESFEPTSGSTKEGKPFDPSRGKQYEAGVKYVPKDMPVVLAAAVYQLTKNKNLTSDPNDSTGLYSVQTGEIRSRGIELEAKAAVNENINVTAAYSYNDAEYTEDTIFKGKRPAEVPRNQASLWTDYTFYDTALSGLTFGAGVRYTGSTVSYYKNDAAKKNEAFSVAGYAVADAMVKYDLGRFGLPGSSVAVNVNNLFDRDYVSSCYSEYACYWGAERQVVATATFRF, encoded by the coding sequence ATGGCGCGTCTTAAAACTGCTCAGCCAAACCTCTCGCTGCGTAAACTCGCGGTCGTAGTAGCCACAGCGGTTAGCGGCATGTCTGTATACGCACAGGCAGCAGAACAACCGAAAGAAGAAACCATCACCGTTACCGCCGCACCGGCTGCGCAAGAAAGCGCCTGGGGCCCGGCACCGACCATCGCGGCAAAACGTTCCGCGACGGCGACGAAAACGGATACGCCAATTGAGAAAACGCCGCAGTCAGTGTCGGTGATTACCCGTCAGGAGCTGGATATGCGCCAGCCGACGACCGTCAAAGATGCGATGGCCTACACGCCGAGCGTTTTCTCTACTCGCGGTAGCTCTTCTACCTATGACGTGGTTTCGATTCGCGGCTTTACCGCGCCGACCACCGTTAACACCAACCAGTATCTGGATGGCATGAAACTGCAGGGCAATAACTACTCTGAAGTTTCCATGGACCCGTATTTCCTGGAACGCGTTGAAGTGATGCGCGGGCCAACTTCCGTGCTGTATGGCAACAGCAACCCGGGCGGCATCGTCAGCATGGTCAGCAAGCGTCCGACCACCGAGCCGCTGCGTGAAATTCAGTTCAAAATGGGTACCGATAATCTCTGGCAGACCGGTTTCGACTTCAGCGACGCGATCGATGATGCGGGCGTGTGGTCCTATCGTCTGACCGGCTTAGGCCGCAGCCAGAATACCCAGCAGGATATGGCCAAATCTAATCGCTACGCGATTGCGCCGTCCTTCAGCTGGCGCCCGGATGACAAAACCGATTTCACCTTCCTGAGCAATTTCCAGAGTGACCCGAACGCGGGCTACTATGGCTGGCTGCCGCGCGAAGGCACGGTTGTGCCGTACATTGATGCCAACGGTAACGCGCACAAGCTGCCGACCGACTTCAACGAAGGTGAGAAAAACAACAAGATGCAGCGCCGTCAGCAGATGGTGGGCTACAACTTCTCTCACGAATTCAACGATACCTTCACCGTGCGCCAGAACCTGCGCTATGACCAGGTCAAAACGCTGTACCGTTCTGTCTACGGTTATGGCTACAGCGCGCCGGGCAAAATCAACCGTCAGTACGTACGTTCTGATGAAGATATGAATGCCTTCACCGTCGATACTCAGCTGCAGTCCAACTTTGCCACCGGCGAGGTTGATCATGTGCTGCTGACCGGCGTTGACTACTCGCGTATGCGTAATGACGTTGACGCGCAGTATGGTTCCGCCAGCTCGCTGGATATGAACAATCCGCAGTATGGTAATGCGAACGTCGCGGTTAACTTCCCCTATGCGGTGCTTAACCGTATGGAGCAGACCGGCCTGTATGCGCAGGATCAGATGGAATGGGATAAATGGGTGCTGACGCTGGGCGGCCGCTATGACTATGCGACCACCTCAACGCTGACGCGTTCTTCCAATTCTCTGGCGCAGAATCACGACCAGCAGTTCACCTGGCGTGGCGGCATTAACTACCTGTTCGATAACGGTATCTCTCCGTACTTCAGCTACAGCGAATCTTTCGAACCGACCTCTGGCTCCACCAAAGAAGGTAAACCGTTCGATCCGTCGCGCGGTAAGCAGTATGAAGCGGGCGTGAAATACGTACCGAAAGATATGCCGGTGGTTCTGGCCGCCGCGGTGTACCAGCTGACGAAGAACAAAAACCTGACCTCCGATCCGAACGATTCTACCGGCCTGTACAGCGTGCAGACGGGTGAAATTCGCTCCCGCGGTATCGAGCTGGAAGCGAAAGCGGCGGTTAACGAGAACATCAACGTAACGGCTGCCTACAGCTACAATGATGCGGAATACACTGAAGACACAATCTTCAAGGGCAAGCGCCCGGCGGAAGTACCGCGTAATCAGGCGTCTCTGTGGACCGACTACACCTTCTACGATACGGCCCTGAGCGGTCTGACCTTCGGCGCAGGCGTGCGTTACACCGGTTCTACCGTGAGCTACTACAAAAACGACGCGGCGAAGAAAAACGAAGCGTTTAGCGTAGCCGGTTACGCGGTGGCTGATGCGATGGTGAAATACGACCTTGGCCGCTTCGGCTTACCGGGATCGTCCGTCGCGGTTAACGTGAATAACCTGTTCGATCGTGACTACGTTTCCAGCTGCTATAGCGAATATGCATGCTACTGGGGCGCAGAACGTCAGGTTGTTGCAACCGCAACGTTCCGTTTCTAA
- the mrcB gene encoding bifunctional glycosyl transferase/transpeptidase: MAGNDREPIGRKGKPARPAKQKVDRRQLRDDEYDDDYDDGYDEEKPRSRKGGKGKKPRGKHRWFWFLVKLGIVFAVLIAIYGVYLDQKIRSRIDGKVWQLPAAVYGRMVSLEPDMAISKNEMIQLLTATQYRQVSAMTRPGEFTVQANSIEMIRRPFDFPDSKEGQVRARLTFDGARLDSIENMDNNRQFGYFRLDPRLITMMSSPNGEQRLFVPRSGFPDLLIDTLIATEDRHFYEHDGISFYSMGRAVLANLTAGRTVQGASTLTQQLVKNLFLSSERSYWRKANEAYMALIMDARYSKDRILELYMNEVYLGQSGDNEIRGFPLASLYYFGRPVEELSLDQQALLVGMVKGASIYNPWRNPKVALERRNLVLRLLQQQNVIDQELYDMLSARPLGVQPRGGVISPQPAFMQMVRQELQAKLGDKVKDLSGVKIFTTFDSVAQDAAEKAATEGIPVLKKQRKLSDLETAMVVVDRFSGEVRAMVGGAEPQFAGYNRAMQARRSIGSLAKPATYLTALSQPNQYRLNTWIADAPIALRQPNGQVWSPQNDDRRYSGQVMLVDALTRSMNVPTVNLGMALGLPAVTDTWLKLGAPKDQLNAVPAMLLGALNLTPIEVAQAFQTIASGGNRAPLSALRSVIAEDGTVLYQSFPQAERAVPAQAAYLTLWTMQQVVQRGTGRQLGAKYPNLHLAGKTGTTNNNVDTWFAGIDGREVVITWVGRDNNQPTKLYGASGAMSIYQRYLASQSPIALELTPPEDVVNMGVDDGGNFICGGGGTRMLPVWTTDPDALCQQSQQQIEQQQSANPFDSSTSQPQQQQQPAQQQEKKDSDGVAGWIKDMFGGN, from the coding sequence ATGGCGGGGAATGACCGCGAGCCGATTGGACGTAAAGGCAAGCCAGCGCGTCCGGCAAAGCAAAAGGTAGACCGTCGACAGCTCAGAGATGATGAGTATGACGACGATTATGATGATGGCTACGATGAAGAAAAGCCGCGCTCGCGTAAAGGCGGCAAGGGGAAAAAACCGCGCGGTAAACACCGCTGGTTCTGGTTCCTGGTTAAGCTCGGTATCGTCTTCGCGGTACTGATTGCCATTTACGGCGTCTATCTGGATCAAAAAATCCGTAGCCGTATTGACGGTAAAGTCTGGCAGCTGCCAGCGGCGGTGTATGGTCGCATGGTTAGCCTCGAGCCGGATATGGCCATCAGCAAGAATGAGATGATTCAGCTGCTGACGGCGACCCAGTATCGTCAGGTGTCGGCGATGACGCGCCCCGGTGAGTTCACCGTACAGGCGAACAGCATCGAGATGATCCGCCGTCCGTTCGACTTCCCGGACAGCAAAGAAGGGCAGGTGCGTGCGCGTCTGACCTTTGACGGCGCGCGTCTGGACAGCATCGAAAACATGGATAATAACCGCCAGTTTGGTTATTTCCGTCTCGATCCGCGGCTGATTACCATGATGTCCTCGCCGAACGGCGAGCAGCGTCTGTTTGTCCCGCGTAGTGGCTTCCCGGATCTGTTGATCGATACGCTGATTGCTACTGAGGACCGCCACTTCTACGAGCACGACGGTATCAGCTTCTATTCTATGGGGCGCGCGGTGCTGGCGAACCTGACCGCCGGGCGTACGGTACAGGGGGCCAGTACGCTGACTCAGCAGTTGGTGAAAAACCTGTTCCTGTCCAGCGAACGTTCCTATTGGCGTAAGGCGAACGAAGCCTACATGGCGCTGATTATGGACGCGCGTTACAGCAAGGACCGTATTCTTGAGCTGTATATGAATGAGGTGTACCTCGGTCAGAGCGGCGACAATGAAATACGCGGTTTTCCGCTGGCGAGCCTTTACTACTTCGGCCGACCGGTGGAAGAGCTGAGTCTCGATCAGCAGGCGCTGCTGGTCGGCATGGTGAAAGGGGCGTCGATTTACAACCCATGGCGTAACCCGAAAGTGGCGCTGGAGCGTCGAAACCTGGTCCTGCGTCTGCTGCAGCAGCAGAACGTGATTGACCAGGAGCTGTACGATATGCTGAGCGCCCGTCCGCTGGGCGTGCAGCCGCGCGGCGGGGTGATTTCACCGCAGCCGGCCTTTATGCAGATGGTGCGTCAGGAACTGCAGGCTAAGCTGGGCGATAAGGTAAAAGATCTCTCTGGCGTGAAGATCTTCACCACCTTTGACTCCGTAGCCCAGGATGCGGCCGAAAAAGCGGCAACGGAAGGCATCCCGGTGCTGAAGAAACAGCGTAAGCTCAGCGATCTGGAAACGGCGATGGTCGTCGTTGACCGCTTCAGCGGTGAAGTGCGCGCGATGGTTGGCGGGGCTGAGCCGCAGTTTGCCGGCTATAACCGTGCGATGCAGGCGCGTCGTTCGATCGGCTCTCTGGCGAAACCGGCGACCTACCTGACCGCGCTGAGCCAGCCGAATCAGTATCGTCTGAATACCTGGATTGCCGATGCGCCGATCGCGCTGCGCCAGCCGAACGGCCAGGTGTGGTCGCCGCAGAACGATGATCGCCGCTACAGCGGTCAGGTGATGCTGGTAGATGCGCTGACCCGCTCAATGAACGTGCCTACCGTTAACCTCGGTATGGCGCTGGGCCTGCCGGCGGTCACCGACACGTGGCTGAAGCTGGGCGCGCCGAAAGATCAGCTGAACGCCGTGCCGGCGATGCTGCTGGGCGCTCTGAACCTGACGCCGATTGAAGTGGCGCAGGCGTTCCAGACCATTGCCAGCGGCGGCAACCGCGCGCCGCTGTCGGCGCTGCGTTCCGTGATTGCGGAAGATGGCACCGTGCTGTATCAGAGCTTCCCGCAGGCCGAACGTGCCGTACCGGCGCAGGCCGCGTACCTGACGCTGTGGACCATGCAGCAGGTTGTGCAGCGCGGCACCGGTCGTCAACTGGGGGCAAAATACCCGAACCTGCATCTGGCAGGGAAAACCGGTACCACTAACAACAACGTTGATACCTGGTTTGCCGGTATCGATGGCCGTGAAGTGGTGATTACCTGGGTAGGGCGCGACAACAACCAGCCGACCAAGCTGTACGGTGCCAGCGGCGCGATGTCTATCTATCAACGCTATCTGGCCAGCCAGTCGCCGATCGCGCTGGAGCTGACGCCGCCGGAAGACGTGGTCAATATGGGCGTTGACGACGGCGGTAACTTTATCTGCGGCGGTGGCGGTACGCGTATGCTGCCGGTGTGGACGACCGATCCCGATGCGCTCTGCCAGCAGAGCCAGCAGCAGATTGAGCAGCAGCAGTCGGCGAACCCGTTTGACTCTTCGACTTCTCAGCCGCAGCAGCAGCAACAGCCTGCTCAGCAGCAGGAGAAGAAAGACAGCGACGGCGTGGCGGGATGGATTAAGGATATGTTCGGCGGTAACTAA